A window of Clupea harengus chromosome 24, Ch_v2.0.2, whole genome shotgun sequence genomic DNA:
cacacacacacacacacacacacacacacacacacacacacacaaacaaacaccgattttgttttggtctcTCAAGGACAGGCAAAGTTCAGTGCaaggttttgtgtttttttttcagatcagAAAACACATGATAGAATGAgggacaaacacaaataacaaaacaaaacacaaacaaagaaaagataTAAAGAAATATTGAGTAGAAGGAAAGGAATGAttttgagagacagacacacacacacacacacagagagagagagagagagagagagagagagacacacacacagaaagagagagagacagagagagagacacacacacacccacacacacacaaagagagagagagagagagagagagagagagagagagagagggagagagagagagagagagacacacacacacacacatacacacacacatgtatgtttgtggctGCTCCCTCCAAACACACTATGCATGTTGTCATGGAGATTGTCATGCATTTATGTTCCATTGCAGGAGAACTGCATTGAGGAATAGAGAATTCCTCATACGTCAAAGCAGAagccatggtcacacacacacacacacacacacacacacacacacacacacacacacacacaaatacataaactcTCATGAAACagcttccaacacacacacacacacacacacacacatacacacacacacacacacatatacataaccACTCATGAAACAGCcaccaaaagacagacagacagacagaaagacacacacacacacacacacacacacacacaaacacacattgacgCACAAAAACACTAATGAAACTGCTACCAAGAaagccaccaacacacacacacacccaaaatcCCCTCCGCCCCCTCACAAAACAGAGAAGTGCCTCCTGTGGCTTCTgccggatgtgtgtgtgtgtgtgtgtgtgtgtgtgtgtgtgtgtgtgtgtgtgcatgtgtgtgtgtgcgcatgtgtgtgtgtgtgtgtgtgtgtgtgtgtgtgtgtgtgtgtgtgaatttaccTGCGATGAGGGCAACAAAGATGATCTGCGGGGCAATCATGACTCCAGGACAGACAAAGGCCAACTGAGACGCACCTGcacagaggccacacacacacacacacacacacacacacacacacacacacacacacacacacacacacacacacagacacacacacacacacacacacacacacacacacgcacacacacacacacacacacacacacacacacacacacacacacacacacacacacacaaacacacacacacacacacacacacacacgtggatccTCTGCGTCGCCCTCATCGCAggtagattcacacacacacacacacacacacacacttgcagtcaCCCTCAAAggtgcacatatacacacacacagaccacaccacagacacacactacccctCTACATCCTCCAACTATATTCAAAATCTGACCAGGGAATTTTTCCTGTtaataaacaagcaaacaaaaatacccaaatcatttgaattttgctgtgcgtaagtgtgttttcatgtgtgtatgtgtgtgtgagtgtgtgtgtgtgtgtgtgtgttttcatatgtgtgtgcctttgtgtatgtgtgtgtgtgtgtgtgtgtgttttcatatgtgtgtgtgtgtgtgtgtgtgtgtgtgtgtgtgtgtgtgtgtgtgtgtgcgtgtgtgtgtgtttatgtgtgtgtgtgtgtgtgtgtgtgtgtgtgcgtgtgtgtgagtgtgtgtatgtgtgtgtgtgtaactgtgcgTAAGTGTCTGTTTGATGCAAATTTGCTCTTGGCTGACATTTTCATGAAAGACGGTTGCATTTGATCCTCTGAAGATATTACAATGGCCCGGCATCTATGGGGTTTGGTGAGACCGTATCACAATGGCCCGGCATCTATGGGGTTTGGTGAGACCGTATCACAATGGCCCGGCATCTATGGGGTTTGGTGAGACCGTATCACAATGGCCCGGCATCTATGGGGTTTGGTGAGACCGTATCACAATGGCCCGGCATCTATGGGGTTTGGTGAGACCGTATCACAATGGCCCGGCATCTATGGGGTTTGGTGAGACAGTATCACAATGGCCCGGCATCCATGGGATTTGGTGAGACCGTATCACAATGGCCTGGCATCTATGGGGTTTGGTGAGACAGTATCACAATGGCCCGGCATGTATGGGGTTTGGTAACCATACCCAGCTGAGTTTGgctgagtgggtgtgagtgtcgGTTTGATGCAAATGTGCTGTTTCCGctttgtttatgtttaaagatGTTGGTGACCTCTGTCAGAGTCAGATCTGGGGTTGGTGACCTCTCTCAGAGTCGGATGTGAAGGTGGGTCTGTTCTTGTTCCTCTTGGCCCAGAACTGAAAAGCAAAAGCCATGGTTATCTAGAtttgaagagacacacacacagaaacacccaaccacatacacacacacacacacacacacacacacacccacacacatacaaacacacacacacacacacacacacacacacacacacacacacagaaacacccaaccacatacacacacacacacacacacacacacacccacacacatacacacacacacacacacacgcacacccgaAATCCCCTCCGCCCCCTCACATGTGCACAGAACAGAGAAGTGCCTCCTGTGGCctctgcagaggtgtgtgtgtgtgtgtgtgtgtgtgtgtgtgtgtgtgtgtgtgtgtgtgtggcctctgtgCAGGTGCGTCTCAGTCGGCCTGTGTCTGTCCTGGAGTCATGATCGCCCCGCGGATCCTCTGCGTCGTCCTCATCGCAggtagattcacacacacacacacaaacacacacacacacacacacacacacagaaacacacacacacacacacacacacacacacacacacaaacacacacacacacagaaacacacacacacacacacacacacacacacacacagaaacacacacacacacacacacacacacacacacacaaacacagaaacacacacacacacacacacacacacacacacacacacacacacacacacacacacacacacacacacactcttaaccgTGGTTCGTCTGCGTTGCCCTCATCAGGTATATTCCACCCGACCGCAGCTCTGCTGTGGATTAAGTGTATAGATTATATGCACATCTATTCAATTCGATTCAATAATTCTATTCAATGTATCTAAAGACATTGACAGTACAGTGAAGACCCTTTCAGCAGCGATCCTTGGGATCCGGTGGATGACCTTGGCTTTGTTGGTCTGGTTCTACTACTGTGTTCTACTACTGTGTTCTACTACTGTGTTCTAGTACTTGATCTACAGGGACAGTGATTTCCTTCCCAAAGTGTGTTTCTTGTTGTACTGAGAACTGTGtaaaatgacattttatttacttaCCCAAAGTGCAGCAATGAGGCTCCGCTCTGGGCCTATGTCAGTCATTCTATCACATGTATTTACATATGGCTGTGTCAAAGCAATAAGCACAGTGTAGATATACGTTATCAAAGTGATTGTCATTATCAAAGCGGTTTACAGGGCAGTgcagatatacatttttaagtgtgcgtgtgtctgtatgtgtgcgtgtgagtgtgtgtgtttgtgtgtgtgtgtgtgtgtgtgtgtgtgtgtgtgtgtgagagagagagattgtgtgtgtgtgtttgagtgggcatttgtgtgtttgagtgtgcatgaacgtgatatgtgtgtgtgtgcgtgtgcgtgtgcgtgtgcgtgtgcgtgtgcgtgtgcgtgtgcgtgtgcgtgtgcgtgtgtgtgtgtgtgtgtgtgcttgtgcttatGCGTGTTTACAGGACAGTATGTAGTGTGAATCCTCCATCCTcgtattttttttactgtttattttgtttgttgttgcggGTGTGGTTCTTTGAGTACCGTTGGAGATTTTGAACAATAACCCCAGGAGCTGAagcgacagtgtgtgtgtgtggttgtttgtgtgagtgtgtgtgtggggggatttTGAACAATAACCCCAGGAGCTGCAGCGAAGGGGAATAATTTATCTTGTGCATAGAGGTAGCAAATGTGGGTGTTTTCAAAGTGATTGctgaaatgagtgtgtgggtgtgtgattatATGTGTTATCTTTAATGTTTTATACGAGTTTGACTGTATgcttaaattgaattgaattgaattgaattgaattgaattgaactgaactgaactgaactgaactgaactgaactgaactgaactgtactgtactgtactgtactgtactgtactgaattttattttaatttattttaatttaatttaatttgatttaatttaatctCTGTTGACAGGTGTCTTTGGAAGGAAACCCGTTCCAGGGAAGCCAGTCGAGGGAAGCAGCTTCACCTTCAACTGCTCCTACCCTCCAGGCTACGAGACAAACGACAAATACTTCAGTAAGGTCGGCCATTTCTCATCCGAGGATGTCATTCGCACAGGCGAGCACAACACTCTGGTCTGGAATGGGAGATTCTCCATCTTGGATGACACCAGGGGGCGCCACTTCAGAGTGAAGGTTGATCCTGTGGAAGCGGGGGACTCAGGGAATTACATGGCAGGCATAGATATTCCACTGTTACGTGATCCgtactgtgtgtttgaagtggaagtgcagagaggtgagtgtgtgtgtgtgtgtgtgtgtgcgtgtgtgtgtgtgtgtgcgcgtgtgtgcatgtgtgtgtgtgtgtgtgtgcgtgcgtgcgtgcgtgcgtgcgtgcgcgtgtgtgtgtgtgcgtgtgtgtgtgcctttgtgtgtgcgtgtgtgtgtgtgtgtgtgtgtgtgtgtgtgtgtgtgtgtgtgtgtgtgtgtatagcattCATTTTTGTGCCATTTTCCTTCAGCCCCTCTTGGTGCTGGTCAACTGCAGAGAGATGACATCATTCCTGCTAATCAGACACATggtcacacagagaaagaaggtatcaaggctctctctctctctccctatctccccctctccctatctccccctcactctctctgcctctcccactctctccctcactctctctttccctctccctccctctctctctctccctctctctccctctatatctctctcccactctctccctctctttctctctctctctccctctatatctctctccctctctctccctcactctctatatccctctccctctctctccctcactctctctatatccctctccctctctctccctcactctctatatccctcttcctctctatctctccctctatatctctctccctctctctccctctctttctctctctctctctctctccctctccctctctctttctctatctctctctctctctctccctctctctctctctctccatctccctctctctctctctacccctctctctatctccctttcactctctctctctctctctctctctctctctctctttctccctctccctctccctctccctctctctctctctacccctctctctatctccctttcactctctctctctctctctctctctttctccctctccctctctctctctttcactctctctccctctctctctctctccctctctttctccctctctctctccctctctttctccctctccctctctctctccctctctctccctctctcacacacacagatgaaaccacacacacacacactcctcctgtcGTTCCAGTGAAATATaaatagtgtgttgtgtgtaactcTTAGACCATGCTGATCAGATGGCCATCTGGCAGGACCTACAGCAAGCAACTGATGTGAACTTCACCGCCTTGGACAATCACCCTTCAgtaggaggagatggagg
This region includes:
- the LOC122128794 gene encoding CMRF35-like molecule 8, whose protein sequence is MIAPRILCVVLIAGVFGRKPVPGKPVEGSSFTFNCSYPPGYETNDKYFSKVGHFSSEDVIRTGEHNTLVWNGRFSILDDTRGRHFRVKVDPVEAGDSGNYMAGIDIPLLRDPYCVFEVEVQRAPLGAGQLQRDDIIPANQTHGHTEKEDHADQMAIWQDLQQATDVNFTALDNHPSVGGDGGNHHFESWFSHLILVCVCALLIVCMFSLLLLFKKHCNKSNTGPISLSIRGRPTSSDSQAADYETMNSVDVTATPSTVAVETKAPAEASIPIYAEVQRRSHIYQNLRAETRLEAIYHSLDIPTN